A genomic segment from Pseudosulfitobacter sp. DSM 107133 encodes:
- the tilS gene encoding tRNA lysidine(34) synthetase TilS, producing the protein MDDAALIAAIEARLLPTPPDKLGVAVSGGGDSMALLALSCKVARAHGISLYVISVDHGLRSGARDELALVSDFCTLHNLPHQIENWRGWDGAGNLQGVARDARYALIHCWAEEIGIGAVLLGHTADDQAETLMMRLARGAGVDGLSAMAPRRLRDGIVYVRPLLGITRAELRTYLTAQGIEWADDPSNDDTRFARVAMRQALAQLEPLGLTARTLADVAQNMRQAREALDWQSFLAAREVAQVQLGTVRLDLRQFRTLPAEISRRLLVHAIMWVNGGEYPPRRSAIAALKSAIQEQRTVTLDGCQVAVSRDAIWVFRELNAVRDTCCEIGDLWDNRWRVCGPEDDPRLHVGPMGEAALNAQPDWRELGLPRGALLSLPAVWEGSELIVAPVFDAAGGWSVEVDGGQDAFFAALLSRQ; encoded by the coding sequence ATGGATGACGCCGCGCTGATTGCAGCCATCGAGGCGCGGCTGCTGCCCACCCCCCCCGACAAACTTGGCGTCGCCGTATCCGGCGGCGGTGACTCGATGGCCTTGCTGGCGCTGAGCTGCAAGGTGGCGCGCGCGCACGGAATTTCGCTGTATGTGATCAGCGTGGATCACGGCCTGCGGTCGGGTGCGCGCGATGAGCTGGCTTTGGTTTCCGATTTTTGCACGCTGCACAATTTACCGCACCAGATCGAAAACTGGCGCGGTTGGGACGGGGCTGGCAACTTGCAAGGGGTGGCCCGCGATGCGCGCTATGCCTTGATTCATTGCTGGGCCGAAGAGATCGGGATTGGCGCGGTATTGCTGGGGCATACTGCCGACGATCAGGCCGAAACGCTGATGATGCGACTGGCGCGCGGGGCAGGGGTTGACGGATTGTCGGCCATGGCCCCGCGACGGCTGCGGGACGGTATTGTTTATGTGCGCCCCTTGCTGGGTATCACCCGCGCCGAATTACGGACCTATTTGACCGCGCAGGGTATTGAATGGGCCGACGACCCGAGCAACGATGACACCCGTTTTGCGCGCGTTGCCATGCGTCAGGCGCTGGCGCAGCTTGAGCCGCTTGGCCTGACGGCCAGAACTTTGGCGGATGTCGCGCAGAACATGCGGCAGGCGCGCGAGGCACTGGACTGGCAAAGCTTTCTGGCCGCCCGCGAGGTTGCACAGGTGCAACTGGGCACGGTGCGGCTGGATCTGCGGCAGTTTCGTACGCTGCCTGCGGAAATTTCCCGCCGCCTGCTGGTTCATGCTATCATGTGGGTGAACGGTGGCGAATATCCGCCGCGCCGCAGTGCGATTGCAGCCCTGAAATCCGCGATACAAGAGCAACGCACCGTCACGCTGGACGGCTGTCAGGTGGCCGTCTCGCGAGATGCCATCTGGGTTTTTCGCGAACTGAATGCGGTGCGTGACACCTGCTGCGAAATTGGCGATCTGTGGGACAACCGCTGGCGTGTCTGCGGCCCCGAAGACGACCCCCGCCTGCATGTGGGACCGATGGGAGAAGCAGCGCTGAACGCGCAGCCCGACTGGCGTGAACTGGGGCTGCCACGGGGCGCGCTGTTGTCTCTGCCGGCGGTTTGGGAAGGGTCCGAATTGATTGTTGCCCCCGTCTTTGACGCGGCGGGGGGCTGGTCGGTCGAGGTCGACGGGGGGCAAGATGCCTTTTTTGCCGCACTTCTATCCCGTCAATGA
- a CDS encoding energy transducer TonB — protein sequence MNTGQVISGAGHIGLIGWLLFGGTFQSEPLPFQTTDVSVVSTEAYEAIVAAQKSPQSGTEVAQPAPPEVEDSVATPPPAETEVIPQPVPETAEAPEPETVPEVPQPAPPVAEVEDVAPVQPSPPAEVVVAVPEVSPRPVPRPVERVAPEPVAPPPPEAKPDPVQQDAVEQAETGEVVQEQQEATAPEEAATEIVTEAEKPSSAPNASPRPPARPAPPVRTAAADPKPAEKPAEKPAEKPDAKPEPKPATSGSTKDAVNAALAEALGGATSEPTAPTGPPLSAGEKDALRVAVSSCWNVGSLSSEALRTTVVVTVSMTPDARPVTSSIRMTGSSGGSGAAADQAFEAARRAIIRCGAKGYNLPSEKYGQWQEIEMTFNPERMRIK from the coding sequence GTGAACACAGGGCAAGTCATATCAGGTGCGGGCCATATCGGCCTGATCGGCTGGTTGCTGTTTGGCGGCACCTTCCAGTCGGAACCTTTGCCATTCCAGACCACGGATGTTTCGGTTGTGTCGACCGAAGCCTATGAGGCCATTGTTGCGGCCCAGAAGTCGCCCCAAAGCGGCACCGAAGTGGCGCAGCCCGCGCCGCCCGAAGTCGAAGACAGTGTCGCCACGCCGCCCCCTGCGGAAACCGAAGTTATCCCGCAGCCGGTGCCCGAAACCGCCGAGGCCCCCGAGCCCGAAACCGTGCCCGAAGTGCCGCAACCCGCGCCGCCGGTCGCCGAGGTCGAAGACGTTGCTCCCGTGCAGCCCAGCCCGCCCGCCGAGGTGGTTGTTGCGGTGCCCGAGGTCAGCCCGCGCCCGGTGCCGCGCCCTGTCGAGCGTGTCGCGCCCGAGCCGGTCGCACCGCCGCCGCCAGAGGCCAAGCCCGATCCTGTGCAGCAGGACGCGGTGGAACAGGCCGAGACCGGCGAAGTTGTTCAGGAGCAGCAAGAAGCGACCGCCCCCGAAGAGGCCGCGACCGAGATTGTGACCGAGGCCGAAAAACCCAGCAGCGCACCCAATGCGTCGCCGCGCCCGCCTGCGCGCCCGGCACCACCCGTGCGCACGGCTGCCGCCGATCCAAAGCCCGCAGAGAAGCCTGCGGAAAAACCGGCAGAGAAACCGGACGCAAAGCCCGAGCCAAAGCCCGCGACCAGCGGCAGCACCAAGGATGCGGTGAACGCGGCCCTTGCCGAAGCGCTTGGCGGCGCCACATCAGAGCCTACGGCCCCGACCGGCCCGCCGCTGTCTGCGGGCGAAAAAGATGCCTTGCGGGTGGCTGTGTCGAGCTGTTGGAACGTTGGTTCCTTGTCGTCCGAGGCTTTGCGCACCACAGTGGTGGTGACTGTTTCGATGACGCCCGATGCGCGGCCCGTCACCTCGTCCATACGGATGACCGGCAGCTCTGGCGGGTCCGGGGCGGCGGCGGATCAGGCGTTTGAAGCGGCACGCCGTGCGATCATTCGCTGCGGCGCCAAAGGTTACAACCTGCCGTCCGAAAAATACGGACAGTGGCAAGAAATAGAAATGACGTTCAATCCCGAAAGGATGCGCATCAAATGA
- a CDS encoding formate--tetrahydrofolate ligase — MAHKTDIQIAREASKLPIQEIGGKLGIPSDDLLPYGHDKAKVSQSFINSVQDRPTGKLILVTAINPTPAGEGKTTTTVGLGDGLNRIGKKACVCIREASLGPNFGMKGGAAGGGYAQIVPMEDMNLHFTGDFHAITSAHSLLAAMIDNHIYWGNELDIDVRRVVWRRVVDMNDRALRQITASLGGVANGFPRETGYDITVASEVMAILCLSNDLQDLQRRLGNMIVAYRRDRSPVFARDLKADGAMTVLLKDAMQPNLVQTLENNPAFVHGGPFANIAHGCNSVIATKTALKLADYVVTEAGFGADLGAEKFMNIKCRKAGLSPSVVVCVATVRAMKMNGGVAKTDLGTEDVAAVKKGCPNLGRHIENLKSFGVPVVVAINHFVTDTEAEVQAIKDFVAGQGAQAILSRHWELGGEGAEALATRVAAIADAEMANFAPIYPDEMSLADKIQTICKRIYRADGALMDKKIRTQLKDWEEQGYGHLPVCMAKTQYSFSTDPNLRGAPVGHSVPVREVRLSAGAGFVVAVCGEIMTMPGLPRNPSAETIMLNEDGQIEGLF, encoded by the coding sequence ATGGCCCATAAAACCGACATCCAGATTGCACGGGAAGCCAGCAAGCTGCCGATTCAAGAGATCGGGGGCAAGTTGGGAATCCCCTCTGATGATCTGTTGCCCTATGGCCATGACAAGGCAAAGGTCAGCCAAAGCTTTATTAACTCGGTTCAGGATCGCCCGACGGGCAAGCTGATCCTTGTCACCGCGATCAACCCCACGCCCGCGGGCGAAGGCAAGACGACCACCACTGTCGGGCTGGGTGACGGTCTGAACCGGATCGGCAAAAAGGCCTGTGTGTGCATCCGCGAGGCCTCGTTGGGGCCGAACTTTGGCATGAAGGGCGGGGCCGCGGGTGGCGGCTATGCGCAGATCGTGCCGATGGAAGACATGAACCTGCACTTTACCGGCGATTTCCATGCGATCACCTCGGCGCATTCGCTGCTGGCGGCAATGATCGACAATCACATCTATTGGGGCAACGAGCTGGACATCGACGTGCGCCGCGTGGTGTGGCGTCGTGTGGTCGATATGAACGACCGTGCCCTGCGCCAGATCACCGCCAGCCTTGGCGGTGTCGCCAACGGTTTCCCGCGCGAGACGGGCTATGACATCACTGTTGCTTCGGAAGTGATGGCGATCCTGTGTCTGTCAAACGATCTGCAAGACCTGCAAAGACGTCTGGGCAATATGATCGTGGCCTATCGGCGCGACCGCTCGCCGGTTTTTGCCCGTGATCTGAAGGCAGATGGCGCGATGACCGTGCTGCTGAAGGATGCGATGCAGCCGAACCTGGTGCAGACCCTCGAAAACAATCCGGCCTTTGTGCATGGCGGCCCCTTTGCCAACATCGCCCACGGGTGCAATTCGGTGATCGCCACCAAGACCGCGCTGAAACTGGCGGACTATGTGGTGACCGAGGCGGGCTTTGGCGCCGATCTGGGGGCCGAGAAGTTCATGAACATCAAGTGCCGCAAAGCGGGATTGTCGCCGTCGGTGGTGGTCTGTGTGGCCACGGTGCGCGCGATGAAGATGAACGGCGGTGTCGCCAAAACCGATCTGGGCACCGAGGATGTGGCCGCTGTGAAAAAGGGCTGTCCCAACCTGGGGCGTCACATCGAGAATCTGAAATCCTTTGGCGTTCCGGTGGTTGTGGCGATCAACCATTTTGTCACGGACACAGAGGCAGAAGTGCAGGCGATCAAGGATTTTGTCGCAGGTCAGGGCGCGCAGGCGATCCTGTCGCGGCATTGGGAACTGGGCGGAGAAGGGGCCGAAGCGCTGGCCACCCGCGTGGCTGCGATTGCCGACGCCGAAATGGCGAACTTTGCGCCGATCTATCCCGATGAAATGTCGTTGGCGGACAAGATACAGACCATCTGCAAACGCATCTATCGGGCCGACGGAGCGCTGATGGACAAGAAGATTCGCACCCAGCTGAAAGACTGGGAGGAACAAGGCTATGGTCACCTTCCGGTGTGCATGGCAAAGACGCAATATTCGTTTTCGACCGACCCGAACCTGCGCGGCGCGCCTGTTGGCCATTCGGTTCCGGTGCGCGAAGTGCGCCTGAGCGCGGGAGCGGGGTTTGTCGTGGCGGTGTGCGGCGAGATCATGACGATGCCGGGTCTGCCGCGCAACCCGTCGGCGGAAACGATCATGTTGAACGAGGATGGCCAGATTGAAGGGCTGTTCTGA
- the tolB gene encoding Tol-Pal system beta propeller repeat protein TolB: MIWRILVCMMAVLAWTAPTAQAQQGPLRIEITEGVIEPLPFAVPTFVPENSESGPMGQQLSQLVAADLIGTGLFREVPASAFISGISDFNAAIQYADWKAVNAQALITGAVSVSGDQLTVKFRLYDVFSGAELGNGLQFAGTTAGWRRMGHKVADAVYSRITGESGYFDSRVVFVSETGTKAERQKRLAVMDYDGANVQYLTGSESIVLAPRFSKSGDRVLYTSYETGFPRIFVLDVGSVQRRVLESQDGTMSFAPRFHPNGQTVVYSLSQGANTDIYTLDINTGQTTRLTSAPSIETAPSYSPDGSQIVFESDRSGAPQLYVMPAGGGEPTRISFGEGRYGTPVWSPRGDLIAFTKQSKGRFHIGVMRVDGSEERLLTASFLDEGPTWAPNGRVIMFTRETQGESGRATLYSVDITGRNLRPVRTPEGASDPSWGPLQN; the protein is encoded by the coding sequence ATGATCTGGCGAATTCTCGTTTGCATGATGGCCGTTCTGGCCTGGACCGCCCCGACAGCGCAGGCCCAGCAAGGCCCGCTGCGTATCGAGATCACCGAAGGTGTGATCGAACCCTTGCCCTTTGCCGTACCGACCTTTGTGCCGGAAAACAGTGAAAGCGGACCGATGGGGCAGCAGTTGTCGCAACTGGTGGCCGCCGACCTGATCGGAACGGGCTTGTTTCGCGAAGTGCCTGCCAGCGCCTTTATCAGCGGGATCAGCGATTTTAACGCAGCGATCCAATATGCCGACTGGAAGGCCGTGAACGCGCAGGCGCTGATCACCGGCGCGGTTTCGGTTTCGGGCGATCAGCTGACGGTGAAATTCCGTCTGTATGATGTGTTTTCAGGGGCCGAACTGGGCAACGGATTGCAATTTGCGGGCACCACGGCGGGTTGGCGGCGCATGGGGCACAAGGTGGCCGATGCGGTTTACAGCCGGATCACCGGCGAAAGCGGTTACTTTGACAGCCGCGTGGTTTTTGTCTCGGAAACCGGCACCAAGGCCGAACGGCAGAAACGTCTGGCGGTGATGGATTATGACGGTGCCAATGTGCAGTATCTGACCGGCAGCGAAAGCATCGTGCTGGCGCCGCGTTTCTCGAAATCGGGCGACCGGGTGCTGTATACCAGCTATGAAACCGGCTTTCCGCGCATTTTCGTGCTGGATGTGGGCAGCGTGCAGCGCCGTGTTCTGGAAAGCCAGGACGGCACCATGAGCTTTGCCCCGCGCTTTCACCCCAACGGGCAGACGGTTGTCTATTCGCTGAGCCAGGGGGCCAATACCGATATCTATACGCTGGACATCAATACAGGCCAGACCACGCGCCTGACCTCGGCGCCGTCGATTGAAACCGCGCCCAGCTATTCACCCGACGGCAGCCAGATCGTGTTCGAAAGCGACCGCTCGGGTGCGCCGCAGCTGTATGTGATGCCTGCCGGCGGTGGTGAACCAACGCGCATTTCCTTTGGCGAGGGGCGGTATGGCACCCCTGTCTGGTCCCCGCGTGGCGATTTGATTGCCTTTACCAAACAGTCCAAGGGCCGGTTTCACATTGGCGTGATGCGTGTGGACGGCAGCGAAGAGAGGTTGCTGACGGCATCGTTCCTGGATGAAGGTCCGACCTGGGCCCCCAACGGGCGCGTCATCATGTTCACCCGCGAAACGCAGGGTGAATCAGGGCGTGCGACGTTGTATTCGGTGGATATCACGGGCCGCAACCTGCGTCCCGTGCGTACACCCGAAGGGGCATCGGACCCAAGCTGGGGCCCGCTACAGAATTAA
- a CDS encoding MOSC domain-containing protein, whose protein sequence is MPALKPTSFTARITWLGRNTNPADSSVPGALRSEPLESVAATLEGFEGEVHSGFSRLSCSRVTSQHPRGTEIGNARQLSILSAEELALIAQKMGVDAIDPGLLGASMVVEGIPDFSHIPPSSRLQGPSGATLVVDMQNRPCILPGREIETDMPGLGKLFKPAARNLRGVTAWVERAGAFSVGDTLVLHIPDQMVWAHLAEARA, encoded by the coding sequence ATGCCCGCGCTTAAACCAACGTCGTTCACCGCCCGCATCACATGGTTGGGGCGCAATACCAACCCCGCAGACAGCAGCGTTCCGGGGGCCCTGCGCTCGGAGCCGCTGGAAAGCGTCGCCGCCACGCTGGAAGGGTTCGAAGGCGAGGTGCACAGCGGTTTTTCGCGTCTGTCGTGCAGCCGCGTTACGTCGCAGCACCCCAGGGGCACCGAGATCGGCAATGCGCGTCAGCTGTCGATCCTGTCCGCCGAAGAACTGGCGCTGATTGCGCAAAAGATGGGGGTGGACGCGATAGACCCGGGGCTGCTTGGTGCGTCGATGGTCGTCGAAGGCATCCCTGATTTCAGTCATATCCCGCCATCGTCGCGCTTGCAGGGGCCCAGCGGGGCCACGCTGGTGGTCGATATGCAAAACCGCCCCTGCATCCTGCCGGGCCGCGAGATTGAAACCGATATGCCGGGACTGGGAAAATTGTTCAAACCCGCCGCCCGCAACCTGCGCGGGGTGACGGCCTGGGTCGAGCGGGCCGGCGCGTTTTCAGTCGGTGATACGCTGGTGTTGCATATCCCCGACCAGATGGTCTGGGCGCATCTGGCCGAAGCACGCGCCTAG
- the ybgF gene encoding tol-pal system protein YbgF, translated as MRRFAVLVTVMALMGPTTGMAQSADGSTLADIRQELTILNVEIQKLRRELSTTGSASVNVGQGGSLDRLNAIESELQRVTAKTEQLEFRIGRVVEDGTNRIGDLEFRLVELEGGDLGALGDTPTLGGDTGATPLPGPVAPVDTNEAQLATQEQADFTRASEALAASDFRSAADQFAAFNQTYPGGPLAAAADLGRGKALEALGDTREAARAYLASFSADQTGQTAPEALLLLGVSLGKLGKSGEACVTLGEVPVRFGGSDAAARAQSEMSALACG; from the coding sequence ATGCGGCGTTTCGCAGTTCTGGTGACGGTTATGGCCCTGATGGGGCCAACAACGGGCATGGCGCAATCGGCGGATGGCAGCACATTGGCTGACATCCGGCAGGAATTGACCATTCTCAACGTGGAAATCCAGAAGCTGCGGCGCGAGCTTTCGACGACGGGGTCGGCTTCGGTCAATGTGGGGCAGGGCGGTTCGCTTGACCGGCTGAACGCAATCGAATCCGAATTGCAGCGTGTCACGGCCAAGACCGAGCAGCTGGAATTCCGCATTGGCCGCGTGGTCGAAGACGGCACCAACCGGATCGGTGATCTTGAGTTCCGGCTGGTCGAGCTGGAAGGCGGCGATCTGGGTGCGCTTGGCGATACGCCAACGTTGGGCGGCGATACGGGGGCCACGCCCTTGCCGGGGCCTGTTGCGCCTGTGGACACAAACGAAGCGCAACTTGCGACCCAGGAACAAGCCGACTTTACGCGGGCGTCGGAGGCGCTCGCAGCAAGTGACTTTCGCAGCGCCGCTGACCAGTTTGCGGCCTTTAATCAGACCTATCCCGGTGGACCGCTAGCCGCAGCCGCCGATCTGGGCCGTGGCAAGGCGCTGGAAGCACTGGGCGATACCCGCGAAGCGGCACGCGCCTATCTGGCGTCGTTTTCGGCGGATCAAACAGGCCAGACCGCGCCCGAGGCATTGCTGCTGCTGGGCGTGTCACTGGGCAAGCTGGGCAAGTCCGGCGAAGCCTGCGTGACCCTGGGCGAAGTGCCTGTGCGCTTTGGCGGGTCTGATGCAGCGGCGCGGGCGCAAAGTGAAATGAGCGCGCTCGCCTGCGGCTGA
- the pal gene encoding peptidoglycan-associated lipoprotein Pal, protein MKFSTKIVMLAGVLALAACTNPDRFGADGGANGIGNGTVGGMVPGSASDPTSVAYFQQSVGDRVLFQVDQSTLTAEGRATLDGQAAWLSQNGDYTAIIEGHADEQGTREYNLALGARRADAARAYLISQGVPAGRLRTISYGKERPIEVCSNEACYAKNRRAVTVLAGGLTG, encoded by the coding sequence ATGAAATTCTCGACAAAAATCGTGATGCTGGCAGGCGTGCTGGCATTGGCGGCCTGTACCAACCCCGACCGCTTTGGCGCGGATGGTGGGGCCAACGGTATTGGCAATGGCACTGTGGGCGGCATGGTGCCCGGCAGCGCAAGCGACCCCACTTCGGTGGCCTATTTCCAACAATCTGTGGGCGACCGCGTGCTGTTTCAGGTCGACCAGTCGACCCTGACCGCCGAAGGGCGCGCGACGCTTGACGGACAAGCCGCGTGGCTGAGCCAGAATGGCGATTACACCGCCATCATCGAAGGCCACGCCGACGAACAGGGCACCCGCGAATACAACCTTGCACTGGGCGCGCGGCGTGCCGATGCCGCTCGGGCCTATCTGATCAGCCAGGGCGTGCCTGCGGGCCGTTTGCGCACCATCAGCTATGGCAAGGAACGGCCCATCGAAGTGTGCAGCAACGAAGCATGCTATGCAAAGAACCGCCGCGCTGTGACAGTGCTGGCCGGTGGATTGACGGGGTAA
- the ftsH gene encoding ATP-dependent zinc metalloprotease FtsH — protein sequence MGNARNIAFWVVLLVLIVALFNLFSGTGSTLQSREISYSEFVQSVENGKVTSVTLDGEQVRFREDDKDYVTIKPADAEVTNLLISNNVPVKAEQQQQSGIQSFLMTLLPFLLLIGVWIYFMNRMQGGGKGGAMGFGKSKAKMLTEKSGRVTFDDVAGIDEAKEELEEIVEFLRNPQKFSRLGGKIPKGALLVGPPGTGKTLLARAIAGEAGVPFFTISGSDFVEMFVGVGASRVRDMFEQAKKNAPCIVFIDEIDAVGRHRGAGYGGGNDEREQTLNQLLVEMDGFEANEGVIILAATNRRDVLDPALLRPGRFDRQVTVPNPDIKGREKILSVHARKTPLGPDVDLRIIARGTPGFSGADLANLVNEAALMAARVGRRFVTMIDFESAKDKVMMGPERRSMVMTPEQKEMTAYHEAGHALVGMTLPKCDPVYKATIIPRGGALGMVMSLPEMDRLNMFKDECKQRLAMTMAGKAAEIIKYGEESVSNGPAGDIQQASALARAMVLQWGMSDKVGNIDYSEAAQGYQGATAGFSVSANTKETVEQEVRTFIQDGYDWAAKIIKEKNVEFERLAQGLLEYETLTGDEIKRVMNGEPPQAGDGDDDGTAASEEKPSLTAIPKAKAKKKPPSSEGGMEPEPT from the coding sequence TTGGGTAATGCACGCAATATCGCGTTCTGGGTTGTCCTGCTTGTATTGATCGTTGCGCTGTTCAATCTGTTCAGCGGCACAGGCAGCACATTGCAAAGCCGCGAAATCAGCTATTCAGAATTCGTCCAGTCGGTTGAAAACGGCAAAGTCACCAGCGTGACACTGGACGGAGAGCAGGTGCGCTTTCGTGAAGACGATAAAGACTATGTGACCATCAAGCCGGCGGATGCCGAGGTTACAAACCTGTTGATTTCGAACAACGTGCCGGTCAAGGCCGAGCAACAACAACAATCGGGGATTCAGTCGTTTCTGATGACCCTGCTGCCTTTCCTGCTGCTGATCGGTGTCTGGATCTATTTCATGAACCGGATGCAGGGCGGTGGCAAAGGCGGAGCGATGGGCTTTGGCAAGTCCAAGGCCAAGATGCTGACGGAAAAGTCGGGTCGCGTGACCTTTGACGACGTGGCAGGCATCGACGAGGCCAAGGAAGAGTTGGAAGAGATCGTGGAATTCCTGCGCAACCCGCAGAAATTCTCGCGTTTGGGCGGCAAGATCCCCAAGGGCGCGCTGCTCGTTGGCCCTCCGGGCACCGGTAAGACGCTGCTGGCGCGCGCAATCGCAGGCGAGGCGGGCGTGCCGTTCTTTACCATTTCGGGTTCCGATTTCGTTGAAATGTTCGTGGGTGTGGGTGCATCCCGTGTGCGCGACATGTTCGAGCAGGCCAAGAAAAACGCGCCCTGCATCGTGTTCATCGACGAGATTGACGCCGTGGGCCGTCACCGGGGTGCCGGTTATGGCGGTGGCAATGACGAGCGTGAACAGACGTTGAACCAGTTGCTGGTGGAAATGGACGGCTTTGAAGCGAACGAGGGCGTCATCATCCTGGCCGCGACCAACCGTCGTGATGTTCTGGACCCCGCGCTGTTGCGCCCCGGTCGTTTCGACCGTCAGGTGACCGTGCCCAACCCCGACATCAAGGGCCGCGAAAAGATCCTGAGCGTGCACGCACGCAAGACCCCGCTGGGGCCGGATGTCGATCTGCGCATCATTGCGCGCGGCACGCCCGGTTTCTCGGGTGCGGACCTTGCGAACCTTGTGAACGAAGCGGCCTTGATGGCGGCCCGTGTGGGACGCCGTTTCGTGACGATGATCGACTTCGAATCTGCCAAGGACAAGGTCATGATGGGCCCCGAGCGGCGCAGCATGGTGATGACGCCCGAGCAAAAGGAAATGACCGCCTATCACGAAGCCGGTCACGCGCTGGTGGGGATGACCCTGCCCAAGTGCGATCCGGTCTACAAGGCGACGATCATTCCGCGTGGCGGTGCCTTGGGCATGGTGATGAGCCTGCCGGAAATGGACCGTCTGAACATGTTCAAGGACGAGTGCAAACAGCGTCTGGCCATGACCATGGCGGGAAAGGCTGCCGAGATCATCAAATACGGTGAGGAATCGGTGTCCAACGGCCCTGCGGGCGACATCCAGCAGGCCAGCGCGCTGGCCCGTGCGATGGTGCTGCAATGGGGCATGTCGGACAAGGTTGGCAACATCGACTATTCCGAAGCGGCTCAGGGGTATCAGGGCGCGACTGCGGGTTTCTCGGTCTCGGCCAACACCAAGGAGACGGTTGAACAGGAAGTGCGCACGTTCATTCAGGACGGCTATGACTGGGCGGCCAAGATCATCAAGGAAAAGAACGTCGAATTCGAACGTCTGGCCCAAGGGCTGCTGGAATACGAAACGCTGACCGGTGACGAGATCAAGCGCGTGATGAACGGCGAGCCTCCGCAAGCGGGGGACGGCGACGACGATGGCACGGCTGCCAGCGAAGAAAAACCCAGCCTGACCGCCATTCCCAAGGCCAAGGCGAAGAAAAAGCCGCCTTCGTCCGAGGGCGGGATGGAACCGGAACCGACCTGA
- the folD gene encoding bifunctional methylenetetrahydrofolate dehydrogenase/methenyltetrahydrofolate cyclohydrolase FolD yields the protein MAATVIDGKAFAARVRGQVATHVAALKADHAITPGLAVVLVGEDPASQVYVRSKGKMTVEVGMKSVEHKLDAQTTQADLLALIQKLNNDPEIHGILVQLPLPDHLDEDLVINSIDPAKDVDGFHISNVGLLGTGQDSMVPCTPLGCLMMLRDHHGSLSGMNAVVIGRSNIVGKPMAQLLLGDSCTVTIAHSRTKDLAEVVHRADIVVAAVGRPQMVPGDWIKPGATVIDVGINRIDKPEGGTRLVGDVDYDSCAAVAGAITPVPGGVGPMTIACLLANTVTACCRANGLPAPEGLTA from the coding sequence ATGGCGGCAACTGTGATTGATGGCAAGGCTTTTGCGGCCAGAGTGCGGGGGCAGGTGGCCACCCATGTGGCGGCCCTAAAGGCAGATCACGCGATCACGCCGGGTCTGGCCGTGGTGCTGGTCGGGGAAGACCCCGCCAGCCAGGTCTATGTGCGCTCAAAGGGCAAGATGACCGTTGAAGTTGGCATGAAAAGCGTCGAGCACAAGCTGGATGCACAGACCACGCAGGCGGATCTTCTTGCGTTGATCCAGAAGTTGAACAATGACCCGGAAATTCATGGAATCCTTGTGCAATTGCCGCTTCCTGATCATCTGGACGAAGATCTGGTGATCAACAGTATCGATCCGGCCAAGGACGTTGACGGGTTTCATATTTCGAACGTTGGCCTGTTGGGCACCGGTCAGGACAGCATGGTGCCCTGCACCCCCCTGGGCTGCCTGATGATGCTGCGCGACCACCATGGCTCGCTGTCGGGCATGAATGCGGTTGTGATCGGGCGCAGCAACATTGTTGGCAAGCCAATGGCACAGCTGTTGCTGGGTGACAGCTGCACGGTGACGATTGCGCATTCGCGCACCAAGGATCTGGCAGAGGTGGTGCACCGTGCCGATATCGTTGTGGCTGCTGTCGGCCGCCCGCAAATGGTGCCCGGTGACTGGATCAAACCCGGTGCCACCGTGATCGACGTGGGCATCAACCGTATCGACAAGCCCGAGGGCGGCACCCGTCTGGTGGGCGATGTGGACTATGACAGCTGTGCGGCTGTGGCTGGGGCGATTACCCCGGTGCCTGGCGGCGTTGGCCCGATGACGATTGCCTGTCTGCTGGCCAATACCGTCACGGCCTGTTGCCGGGCGAATGGATTGCCTGCCCCCGAGGGGTTGACCGCCTGA